The Immundisolibacter cernigliae genome has a window encoding:
- a CDS encoding aromatic ring-hydroxylating oxygenase subunit alpha — MKIDDLGHPGQLVDPETGLVSRRIFTDPEIHRLELTRVFARSWLFVGHDSELPKAGDYLRRVMGDDPVILARGQDGALRVFLNACPHRGALLCRADAGNAMGYVCPYHGWSFDNTGQLTAMADAPEAYKGRVDLATFNLVQARVGVHAGLIFATFDPQAPSLDEYLGDARWYIDMLFARTPGGAQALGAPIRWVAQKNWKYGAVNFAADGPHALKTHGPITRKIAGGMPLEVLRDLAIEGPAVRAGNGHGCIFVDLPPGMPPWVGFHPDMVALYQKTLTPGQLQLKSKLFNKVMTIFPNLSWVHFPITFRPDQPPVNFFNVRVWQPTGPDRTEIWNWFFADREAPDEYKQASLQAGIRTFTAAGTFDQDDAEAWAAIDAGSRGTIGRERMSSFQMILASQDERIADFPGPGEAYRSTYSEMSEFGLLLRWRELMAG; from the coding sequence ATGAAGATCGACGATCTTGGTCACCCGGGCCAACTGGTGGACCCCGAAACCGGCCTGGTCAGCCGCCGCATATTTACCGATCCGGAAATTCACCGCCTGGAGCTGACGCGCGTTTTCGCGCGCAGCTGGCTGTTTGTGGGCCACGACAGCGAGCTGCCCAAAGCGGGTGATTACCTGCGCCGGGTAATGGGTGACGATCCGGTGATCCTGGCCCGCGGGCAGGATGGCGCGCTGCGCGTGTTCCTGAACGCCTGCCCGCATCGGGGCGCACTGCTGTGCCGTGCCGACGCCGGAAATGCCATGGGCTATGTGTGTCCGTATCACGGCTGGAGCTTCGACAACACCGGCCAGCTCACCGCCATGGCGGACGCGCCGGAGGCCTACAAGGGCCGCGTGGATTTGGCCACCTTCAACCTGGTGCAGGCGCGCGTTGGCGTGCACGCCGGGCTGATCTTCGCCACCTTCGATCCGCAGGCGCCGAGTCTGGACGAATACCTGGGCGACGCCCGCTGGTACATCGACATGTTGTTCGCGCGCACGCCGGGCGGCGCGCAGGCGCTCGGCGCGCCGATCCGCTGGGTGGCGCAGAAAAACTGGAAATACGGCGCCGTCAACTTCGCCGCCGACGGCCCGCATGCACTCAAGACGCACGGCCCGATCACGCGCAAGATTGCAGGCGGCATGCCGCTGGAGGTGCTGCGCGACCTGGCCATCGAAGGCCCGGCGGTGCGTGCCGGCAACGGCCACGGCTGCATTTTCGTGGACCTGCCACCGGGCATGCCGCCGTGGGTGGGTTTTCACCCGGACATGGTGGCGCTGTACCAGAAGACGCTCACGCCGGGCCAGTTACAGCTCAAATCGAAGCTGTTCAACAAGGTGATGACCATCTTCCCGAACCTGTCCTGGGTGCATTTCCCGATCACGTTCCGGCCCGACCAGCCGCCGGTGAATTTTTTCAACGTGCGCGTCTGGCAGCCGACCGGGCCGGATCGCACCGAGATCTGGAACTGGTTCTTCGCCGACCGCGAGGCGCCGGACGAGTACAAGCAGGCGAGCCTGCAGGCCGGCATCCGCACCTTCACCGCCGCCGGCACCTTCGACCAGGACGATGCCGAGGCCTGGGCTGCCATCGACGCCGGCAGCCGCGGCACCATCGGCCGCGAGCGCATGAGCAGCTTTCAGATGATTCTGGCCTCGCAGGACGAACGTATTGCGGACTTCCCCGGGCCGGGCGAGGCTTACCGCTCGACCTACTCGGAAATGTCCGAGTTCGGGCTGTTGCTGCGCTGGCGCGAGTTGATGGCAGGCTGA
- a CDS encoding type II toxin-antitoxin system RelE/ParE family toxin yields MLTIGELPEYIRRADKLLTEAQRRGVIDYLAAHPKAGDLLEGTGGIRKLRWGRDGRGKSGGVRVIYYFHSEAMPLYLLTLFAKNERANLSKAERNALAELVDVLQTAWIKRSKP; encoded by the coding sequence ATGTTGACCATCGGCGAGCTGCCCGAATACATCCGCCGAGCGGACAAACTGCTGACTGAAGCGCAGCGCCGGGGCGTAATCGACTACCTGGCGGCACACCCGAAAGCAGGCGACTTACTGGAAGGCACCGGCGGTATTCGAAAGCTGCGCTGGGGGCGCGACGGCCGCGGCAAGAGTGGCGGCGTGCGAGTGATTTACTACTTCCACAGCGAGGCCATGCCGCTGTACCTGCTGACGCTGTTCGCCAAGAACGAACGGGCCAACCTGAGCAAGGCCGAACGCAACGCGCTGGCTGAGCTGGTGGACGTGTTGCAAACGGCGTGGATCAAAAGGAGCAAACCATGA
- a CDS encoding tyrosine-type recombinase/integrase, giving the protein MGKHTLHRLTAREVTGAKDRGHYPDGGGLYLRVGASGTRSWIFRYTRQDKTREMGLGAVKDVTLVKARHLAAEARELLRGGLDPIDTRTGSTTRAARASAVTFQQCAERYIEAKRAGWKNAKHAAQWGATLAQYASPIIGALSVADVTLPHVLQILEPIWTTKTETASRLRGRIQSVLDYATARGYRTGDNPARWTGHLKELLPAPGKVAKVEHHAALPWQEIGAFMAELRQQAGMGARALELAILTAARSGEVRGATWAEVGLAQAVWTIPAARMKAAKEHRVPLSAEAVELLRTLPRIDGSELLFPNSKGAALSDMTLSAVLKRMGRAVTTHGFRSTFRDWAGECTAYPREVIEHALAHQLRDRAEAAYARGTLFDKRRRLMAEWAQFCGIVAPVAGVVPLRRGA; this is encoded by the coding sequence ATGGGAAAGCACACGCTGCACCGACTCACGGCGCGCGAGGTGACAGGCGCCAAGGATAGGGGGCACTACCCGGACGGCGGGGGGCTTTACCTTCGCGTCGGTGCGTCCGGCACCCGATCCTGGATATTCCGGTACACCCGCCAAGACAAAACCCGCGAGATGGGTCTGGGCGCCGTCAAGGACGTGACGCTGGTCAAGGCCCGGCACCTGGCCGCTGAGGCCCGCGAGCTGCTGCGCGGGGGGCTGGACCCGATCGACACGCGCACGGGCAGCACCACACGGGCCGCCCGCGCATCGGCCGTCACGTTCCAGCAGTGCGCCGAGCGCTACATCGAGGCCAAGCGGGCCGGCTGGAAGAACGCCAAGCACGCCGCGCAGTGGGGCGCCACGCTGGCGCAGTACGCGAGCCCGATCATCGGCGCGCTGAGCGTGGCCGACGTGACGCTACCGCACGTCCTGCAAATCCTTGAACCGATCTGGACCACGAAAACAGAAACCGCGTCACGGCTTCGCGGGCGCATTCAGTCGGTTCTGGACTACGCCACGGCGCGCGGCTACCGCACCGGCGACAACCCGGCCCGGTGGACTGGCCACCTAAAGGAACTGCTGCCGGCACCCGGCAAGGTGGCGAAGGTCGAGCATCACGCCGCACTGCCGTGGCAGGAGATCGGCGCATTCATGGCCGAACTGAGGCAGCAGGCCGGCATGGGCGCCCGTGCGCTTGAACTGGCCATTCTGACGGCCGCGCGATCGGGTGAGGTGCGGGGCGCGACCTGGGCCGAAGTCGGTCTAGCGCAGGCCGTGTGGACGATACCGGCCGCCCGGATGAAGGCCGCGAAAGAGCACCGGGTTCCGCTGTCCGCTGAGGCCGTGGAACTGCTGCGAACCCTGCCGCGCATAGACGGCAGCGAACTGCTGTTCCCGAACAGCAAGGGCGCCGCGCTATCCGACATGACGCTGTCGGCCGTCCTGAAGCGCATGGGCCGGGCTGTCACAACGCACGGCTTCCGAAGCACCTTTCGGGACTGGGCCGGCGAATGCACAGCCTACCCGCGCGAGGTCATCGAACACGCGCTGGCGCACCAGTTACGGGACCGAGCCGAGGCCGCCTACGCACGCGGCACGCTGTTCGACAAGCGGCGCCGGCTGATGGCCGAGTGGGCGCAGTTCTGCGGCATTGTGGCGCCCGTGGCCGGCGTGGTGCCGCTGCGCCGTGGCGCATGA
- a CDS encoding helix-turn-helix transcriptional regulator, with product MTQRNNDSILRRPQVEAMTGLSCSSIYAAMAEGSFPRPVRLGVRAVGWVESEITAWIESRITASRKAA from the coding sequence ATGACGCAACGCAACAACGATTCCATCCTGCGCCGGCCGCAGGTCGAGGCGATGACCGGCTTGTCGTGCAGTTCGATTTACGCAGCGATGGCCGAGGGCAGTTTCCCGCGCCCGGTGCGGCTGGGCGTCCGCGCCGTTGGCTGGGTCGAGAGCGAGATAACCGCCTGGATCGAGTCGCGAATCACCGCGAGCCGGAAGGCTGCCTAA
- a CDS encoding efflux RND transporter permease subunit codes for MSRYNLAEWGLRRPALTVYLIGLLLLGGAVAFFGLGQTDMPNWTMRAMPIRVFWPGASAEQIEQQVVDKIERKLQDTPYLDSLISTSKPGEAWIWVNLENSLTDPKTKVPDIWYQVRKKVGDIRDTLPPGVQGPYFNDEFGDVYPLVYGIWGDEFSYAELKDQADWLREELLRLPIVEKVVLIGAQPQRVYLNLSTARLGNLRVSPLALTEAIAGHNAMQAAGHIENTTDRLRLRLGGQFGSVEDVRRVPVPAADGRLLTVGDLAEISAGYQYPAEQLMRVNGHPAVGLAISMAAGGNVVDLRRDVVALMGRLQAGLTVGVQATLVADEPQVVTHTLDKFLFKLAVAVGIVLLVSYATLGWRSGLVVATAFPLVLGATFMAMKVMDIDLQRISLGALIISLGLLVDDAIIIVEMMQVKMRQGLDRFHAASAAYTSTSLPMLTGTLVTIAGFMPIALAKTALREFMFGLYGVIAVALLVSWLVSVLFTPYLAYRMLPAQVGHHDEVYDTPFYRRLRDLVRACVNRPGWMVATVALLVGLAAVAGRQVEKQFFPLTDRPDLIVETWLPEGSSFAANEALAKDIDRLLKGEAGVHSWVSYIGSDTPRIFTDLWIELPAHNVIKTYIQTTDRPTRDRLREALRTRIARDLPQARARVNVFPFGMPAPSSIEYRITGPDRHTLREFAAQVRAVMHDHPQTSGVHYSWRGPVSTVRLDLDQARLTALGLSAQRLGESLDMLLSGRPVTQLRDGDETIDVVLRLTEDERTRLGYLPNVPVPLADGSSLPLGQLAHLQPAVEEGVVSHYNRMPAIMVYADLPWYVQPLDVDAQLRERLDAIRQRLPLGYHLEIGGIGELSAEVDEAIGAVMPIIAVAIVTLLMMQLQHLGLTLLVLASAPLGLIGVLVTLWLADLPLGLVAQLGVLALAGITMRNTVILVDQIRQDVAAGLSRHEAVIESTVRRFRPIVVTAAAAILALVPLLTDPFWGPMAYAMMGGLLVATMLTVLFVPTLYAACFRVRSSPAAPPPV; via the coding sequence ATGTCCCGCTACAACCTGGCTGAATGGGGTCTGCGCCGCCCTGCCCTGACGGTCTACCTGATCGGTCTGCTCCTGCTGGGGGGCGCGGTGGCATTTTTTGGCCTGGGGCAGACCGACATGCCGAACTGGACCATGCGCGCCATGCCGATACGCGTGTTCTGGCCCGGCGCCAGTGCCGAGCAGATCGAGCAGCAGGTGGTCGACAAGATCGAGCGCAAGCTGCAGGACACGCCGTATCTGGACAGTCTGATCAGCACATCGAAGCCCGGCGAGGCATGGATCTGGGTCAACCTCGAAAACAGCCTGACCGATCCGAAGACCAAGGTGCCAGACATCTGGTACCAGGTGCGCAAGAAGGTCGGCGACATCCGCGACACCCTGCCGCCGGGCGTGCAGGGCCCGTATTTCAACGACGAGTTCGGCGACGTCTACCCGCTGGTGTATGGCATCTGGGGCGACGAGTTCAGCTATGCGGAGCTGAAGGATCAGGCCGACTGGCTGCGCGAGGAGCTGCTGCGCCTGCCGATCGTCGAGAAAGTGGTCCTGATCGGTGCCCAGCCGCAGCGGGTGTACCTGAACCTGTCGACGGCACGGCTGGGCAATCTGCGTGTGAGCCCACTGGCGCTGACCGAGGCCATCGCCGGCCACAACGCCATGCAGGCGGCCGGCCATATCGAGAACACCACCGATCGCCTGCGCCTGCGCCTGGGCGGCCAGTTCGGCAGCGTGGAAGACGTGCGCCGGGTGCCGGTTCCGGCCGCCGATGGCCGGCTGCTGACGGTGGGCGATCTGGCCGAAATCAGCGCCGGATACCAGTATCCGGCAGAACAGCTCATGCGCGTGAACGGCCATCCGGCGGTGGGACTCGCCATCTCGATGGCTGCCGGCGGCAATGTGGTCGATCTGCGCCGCGACGTGGTGGCGCTGATGGGGCGCCTGCAGGCCGGCCTGACGGTGGGCGTGCAGGCCACGCTGGTCGCCGACGAGCCGCAGGTGGTCACGCACACGCTCGACAAGTTCCTGTTCAAGCTGGCGGTGGCCGTCGGCATCGTGCTGCTGGTCAGCTACGCCACGCTGGGCTGGCGGTCGGGCCTGGTGGTGGCCACCGCCTTTCCGCTGGTGCTGGGCGCGACCTTCATGGCCATGAAGGTGATGGACATCGACCTGCAGCGCATCTCGCTGGGCGCGCTGATCATCTCGCTCGGCCTGCTGGTGGACGACGCCATCATCATCGTCGAGATGATGCAGGTGAAGATGCGTCAGGGCCTGGACCGCTTCCACGCCGCCAGCGCTGCCTACACCAGCACCTCGCTGCCGATGCTGACCGGCACACTGGTCACGATCGCCGGCTTCATGCCGATCGCGCTGGCAAAAACGGCGCTGCGCGAGTTCATGTTCGGCCTCTACGGCGTGATTGCGGTGGCCTTGCTGGTGTCCTGGCTGGTGTCGGTGCTGTTCACGCCCTACCTTGCCTACCGCATGCTGCCGGCGCAGGTGGGGCATCACGACGAGGTGTACGACACGCCCTTCTACAGGCGCCTGCGCGACCTGGTGCGCGCCTGCGTCAACCGCCCCGGGTGGATGGTGGCAACGGTGGCGCTGCTCGTGGGCCTGGCCGCCGTGGCCGGAAGGCAGGTCGAGAAACAGTTCTTTCCGCTCACCGACCGGCCGGACCTGATCGTCGAAACCTGGCTGCCGGAAGGCAGCTCGTTCGCCGCCAACGAGGCGCTGGCCAAGGACATCGACCGCCTGCTCAAAGGCGAAGCGGGCGTGCACAGCTGGGTGAGCTACATCGGTTCGGACACGCCGCGCATCTTCACGGACCTGTGGATCGAGCTGCCGGCCCACAATGTCATCAAGACCTACATCCAGACCACCGACCGGCCAACGCGCGACCGCCTGCGCGAGGCGCTGCGAACGCGCATCGCCCGCGATCTGCCGCAGGCCCGGGCGCGGGTGAACGTGTTTCCGTTCGGCATGCCGGCGCCGTCCTCGATCGAATACCGCATCACCGGGCCGGACCGGCACACGCTGCGCGAGTTCGCCGCGCAGGTCCGCGCCGTCATGCACGATCACCCGCAGACCAGCGGCGTCCATTACAGCTGGCGCGGGCCGGTCAGCACGGTGCGGCTGGATCTGGACCAGGCGCGCCTGACGGCGCTGGGACTGTCCGCGCAGCGCCTGGGCGAGTCGCTCGACATGCTGCTGTCGGGGCGGCCGGTGACCCAGCTGCGCGACGGCGACGAGACCATCGACGTGGTGCTGCGCCTGACCGAGGACGAGCGCACGCGCCTGGGCTACCTGCCCAACGTACCGGTGCCGCTTGCCGACGGCAGCAGCCTGCCCCTTGGCCAGCTGGCGCACCTTCAGCCGGCGGTGGAGGAAGGCGTGGTGAGCCACTACAACCGCATGCCGGCCATCATGGTGTATGCCGACCTGCCCTGGTACGTGCAACCGCTGGACGTGGACGCCCAGCTGCGGGAGCGGCTCGATGCCATACGCCAGCGCCTGCCGCTGGGCTATCACCTCGAGATTGGCGGCATCGGCGAGCTCAGCGCCGAGGTGGATGAGGCCATCGGCGCCGTCATGCCGATCATTGCCGTCGCCATCGTCACGCTGCTGATGATGCAGTTGCAGCACCTGGGCCTGACGCTGCTGGTGCTGGCCTCGGCGCCGCTGGGCCTGATCGGCGTGCTGGTCACGCTGTGGTTGGCGGACCTGCCGCTGGGCCTGGTGGCGCAGCTGGGGGTGTTGGCGCTCGCCGGCATCACCATGCGCAACACGGTGATCCTGGTGGATCAGATCCGCCAGGACGTGGCGGCCGGCCTGAGCCGCCACGAGGCGGTCATTGAATCGACCGTACGCCGGTTTCGGCCCATCGTGGTGACCGCCGCTGCCGCCATCCTGGCGCTGGTTCCGTTGCTGACCGATCCTTTCTGGGGACCGATGGCCTATGCCATGATGGGTGGCCTGCTGGTGGCCACGATGCTGACCGTGCTGTTCGTCCCGACGCTGTATGCGGCCTGCTTCAGGGTCCGATCGTCACCCGCTGCGCCGCCGCCCGTCTGA
- a CDS encoding efflux RND transporter periplasmic adaptor subunit codes for MQVPAAGEFAAQQRYAARIEARHETVLAFQVSGRVSARQAEVGDTVAAGAVLARIDSTDLRLRVRELSARLSASRAERGDAGAALRRANELRPKGFVSQADFDRATYRDQAAAAQVAALTAQLQLARRDLAYAALTAPTAGVITARMIEAGQVVSAGQPAFSLAQAGQIEAVFDLPEHQRAGLPDTVQVTLWTQPDHPLTAKVREIAPQAADGSRTYRVRTTLPVTDGPPPGLGSSATVAFAGPVALPAIPSAAVLKRDDGQPAVWVVDTNGAVRLRPVTLGPVQGDRVSIADGLGAGDWVVTAGVHDLRDGQAVSLP; via the coding sequence GTGCAGGTGCCGGCAGCGGGTGAGTTCGCGGCCCAGCAACGCTACGCGGCCCGTATCGAAGCCCGGCACGAGACGGTGTTGGCGTTTCAGGTCAGCGGCCGGGTCAGCGCCCGCCAGGCCGAAGTCGGTGACACGGTCGCGGCAGGCGCCGTGCTGGCCCGTATCGATAGCACCGATCTTCGCCTGCGCGTGCGCGAGCTGAGCGCCCGCCTGAGCGCCAGTCGCGCCGAGCGCGGGGACGCCGGGGCAGCGCTGCGCCGGGCCAATGAGTTGCGACCCAAGGGCTTCGTCAGCCAGGCCGATTTTGACCGCGCCACTTACCGGGACCAGGCTGCCGCGGCGCAGGTCGCGGCACTGACCGCGCAGCTGCAACTGGCCCGTCGGGATCTGGCCTACGCTGCGCTGACGGCGCCGACCGCGGGCGTCATCACCGCCCGCATGATCGAAGCCGGCCAGGTGGTGAGCGCCGGCCAGCCGGCCTTCAGCCTTGCGCAGGCCGGGCAGATCGAGGCGGTCTTCGACCTGCCCGAACACCAGCGCGCCGGGTTGCCGGACACCGTTCAGGTCACGCTGTGGACGCAGCCGGATCATCCGCTCACGGCGAAGGTGCGGGAAATCGCGCCGCAGGCCGCCGACGGCAGCCGCACCTACCGCGTGCGCACCACGCTGCCGGTTACCGATGGCCCGCCGCCCGGCCTTGGCAGCAGCGCCACTGTCGCATTTGCTGGGCCGGTCGCGCTGCCGGCCATTCCGTCCGCTGCCGTGCTCAAGCGTGATGACGGCCAGCCGGCGGTGTGGGTGGTCGACACCAACGGGGCGGTCCGGCTGCGCCCGGTGACACTCGGCCCGGTGCAGGGCGATCGGGTCTCCATCGCCGACGGCCTTGGCGCCGGTGACTGGGTGGTGACTGCCGGCGTGCACGATCTGCGCGACGGACAGGCCGTCAGCCTGCCCTGA
- the nadS gene encoding NadS family protein — protein sequence MSEAFESIRQGLQEAIAHAKGEPVAARVHAMRPVDVKALRQGLGLTQAQFAARLGFSVATLRHWERGDRTPKGPALVLLNVIQREPKAVLRALAA from the coding sequence ATGAGTGAGGCATTCGAAAGTATTCGGCAAGGGCTGCAAGAGGCCATCGCGCACGCCAAAGGCGAGCCGGTGGCGGCACGCGTGCATGCCATGCGCCCCGTGGACGTTAAAGCGCTGCGCCAAGGGCTGGGGCTCACACAAGCACAGTTCGCGGCGCGCCTTGGGTTTTCCGTGGCGACGCTGCGGCATTGGGAACGCGGCGACCGCACGCCCAAAGGCCCGGCGCTGGTATTGCTCAACGTAATACAGCGCGAACCGAAGGCCGTGCTGCGGGCGCTGGCCGCCTGA
- a CDS encoding class I SAM-dependent methyltransferase: MDIRFLRSFLANPLRMGSAFPSSPALAGQITDPINFARARVIVELGPGTGAFTRLLAQRAHPACRVLALELDTELAAYVATRYPRVEVINAAAQCLPEVLAERGIPQVDAVVCGLPFANFSAAHQASVVNAVRAALRPGGSFVSYSFVHAQVLPTSRRFRRSLQDLFGHLDIHPVFLNAPPALVYSCVA, from the coding sequence TTGGATATCCGCTTTTTGCGTTCCTTTCTTGCCAATCCACTGCGCATGGGGTCGGCATTTCCCAGCAGTCCGGCATTGGCCGGCCAGATCACCGACCCGATCAACTTTGCCCGCGCCCGGGTGATCGTGGAACTCGGACCGGGCACGGGTGCCTTCACGCGTCTTCTGGCACAGCGGGCTCACCCGGCGTGCCGAGTTCTGGCGCTGGAGCTTGATACCGAGCTGGCGGCTTACGTGGCTACCCGCTACCCGCGCGTCGAGGTGATCAACGCCGCCGCACAGTGCCTGCCCGAGGTGCTTGCCGAGCGCGGCATACCGCAGGTCGATGCGGTGGTCTGCGGGTTGCCGTTTGCCAATTTCAGCGCCGCGCACCAGGCCTCGGTCGTCAACGCCGTGCGCGCGGCACTGCGGCCGGGCGGGTCGTTTGTGTCCTACAGCTTCGTGCATGCACAGGTGCTGCCGACCAGTCGTCGTTTCCGGCGCAGTCTGCAGGATCTGTTCGGGCATCTGGACATTCATCCGGTGTTCCTGAACGCGCCGCCGGCGTTGGTCTACAGTTGTGTTGCGTGA
- a CDS encoding aromatic-ring-hydroxylating dioxygenase subunit beta has translation MENNPQVDDATYRRILNFLYDEAELFDQHAYGRWLERVTPDIRYRMPGRGFYEGQAPQSQFVNGYFDDDYATLATRIELWSRPSTTTAESPPTITRHFVTNIRAYDGGQPGTFLVTSHVLVFRVRPTQSTPYFFSGRREDRLREEGGELRLAARDILMDEVVLMSPNLSFLV, from the coding sequence ATGGAAAACAACCCACAAGTCGACGACGCCACCTACCGGCGCATCCTGAATTTTCTGTACGACGAGGCCGAGCTGTTCGACCAGCACGCCTACGGTCGCTGGCTGGAGCGGGTCACGCCGGATATTCGCTACCGGATGCCGGGACGGGGTTTTTACGAAGGCCAGGCGCCGCAGTCGCAGTTCGTGAATGGCTACTTCGACGACGACTACGCCACCCTGGCAACGCGCATCGAGCTGTGGTCGCGGCCTTCGACGACGACGGCCGAGAGCCCGCCGACCATCACTCGCCACTTCGTGACCAACATCCGCGCCTACGACGGCGGTCAGCCGGGCACGTTCCTGGTGACCAGCCACGTGCTGGTATTTCGCGTGCGCCCGACGCAAAGCACGCCGTATTTCTTCTCCGGTCGCCGCGAGGATCGGCTGCGCGAGGAGGGCGGCGAGCTGCGCCTGGCGGCGCGCGACATCCTGATGGACGAGGTCGTGCTGATGAGCCCGAACCTGAGCTTCCTGGTCTGA